A single Chloroflexota bacterium DNA region contains:
- a CDS encoding aminopeptidase P family protein: MNLKIPVGEYSTRAKQLLEYVKQQEWYGVALFDNFHITYLTGFAFIPTERPICFAMNADGERVLFVPRLEVEHANAEAQVDRVESYLEYPGNPHPMIKFAEICARMNIRIKVGADYDGYPWILGYQGSALSALLGAQVMDAASFVEKLMMVKSDAELTLIRESCKWANLAHRLLFKYTRVGAHEVEVSQRASNEATLAMLDTLGALYRSQSMWSSGPTAGYRGQIGRNASIPHTLTTNATFLPGDVLVSEAGCPMWGYQSELERTMIVGEANVEQKTFFEWMLGAQQTALDAMRPGVKCSEVDAAVRAYYEKNNLMPYWRHHSGHAIGLRYHEGPFLDAGDDTVLEPGMVFTVEPGLYAPNLGGFRHSDTVAITRDSIETMTYYPRDLASLTISAQ, translated from the coding sequence ATGAATCTAAAAATTCCTGTGGGCGAGTATTCGACGCGCGCCAAGCAACTGCTCGAGTACGTCAAACAGCAAGAATGGTACGGCGTCGCACTGTTCGACAATTTTCACATCACGTACTTGACCGGGTTCGCGTTCATCCCGACCGAACGCCCGATTTGTTTCGCGATGAACGCGGATGGCGAACGCGTCTTATTTGTCCCGCGCCTCGAAGTGGAACACGCAAACGCGGAAGCACAGGTAGATCGCGTTGAATCGTACCTCGAGTACCCCGGCAATCCACATCCGATGATAAAGTTCGCGGAAATCTGCGCGCGGATGAACATCCGCATCAAGGTCGGCGCGGACTACGATGGCTATCCCTGGATCCTGGGTTATCAAGGCAGCGCACTGTCCGCGTTGTTGGGCGCGCAAGTGATGGACGCGGCGTCGTTCGTCGAAAAATTGATGATGGTCAAGAGCGATGCCGAACTCACGTTGATTCGCGAGAGTTGCAAGTGGGCGAATCTCGCGCATCGGCTGTTGTTTAAGTACACGCGCGTCGGCGCGCACGAAGTCGAGGTGAGCCAGCGCGCGAGCAACGAGGCGACGCTTGCAATGCTCGACACACTCGGCGCGTTGTATCGCTCGCAAAGCATGTGGTCGAGCGGACCCACCGCCGGGTATCGCGGACAGATCGGTCGCAACGCGTCCATCCCGCACACGCTCACGACGAACGCGACGTTTCTGCCCGGCGACGTGCTGGTGAGCGAAGCGGGCTGTCCGATGTGGGGCTATCAGTCGGAACTCGAACGGACGATGATTGTCGGCGAAGCAAACGTCGAACAGAAAACATTTTTCGAGTGGATGCTCGGCGCGCAACAGACCGCGCTCGACGCGATGCGACCCGGCGTCAAATGCAGTGAGGTGGATGCAGCAGTGCGCGCGTATTACGAGAAAAATAATTTGATGCCGTACTGGCGACATCACTCAGGTCACGCGATTGGCTTGCGGTACCACGAAGGTCCGTTCCTCGACGCGGGCGACGACACGGTGCTCGAACCTGGGATGGTCTTCACCGTCGAACCTGGGTTGTACGCGCCGAACCTCGGTGGCTTTCGCCATTCGGACACGGTTGCGATCACGCGCGACAGCATCGAGACGATGACCTACTATCCGCGCGACCTGGCGAGTCTCACGATTAGCGCGCAGTAG
- a CDS encoding DinB family protein, with protein sequence MEKEIIAQMYEYGIWANKKLLEKASLLTDEQLRHPFTQHAFTILGSFVHLVSAEWRWHQSWSGAPMSDSLTVNDLPTLDAVRAKWETLWAERRAFIESLTPEQLSQPFTRTIRGQTQSVILWHALVHVANHGTQHRSEIALMLTDTGHSPGDLDMIWHLMGR encoded by the coding sequence TTGGAAAAGGAAATCATCGCACAGATGTACGAGTACGGCATCTGGGCAAACAAGAAATTGCTTGAGAAGGCGAGTTTGCTGACGGATGAGCAATTGCGGCATCCCTTTACGCAACACGCCTTTACGATTCTGGGTTCATTCGTGCATCTCGTCAGCGCAGAGTGGCGCTGGCATCAATCATGGAGCGGCGCACCAATGTCCGACTCGCTCACGGTGAACGATTTGCCCACGCTCGACGCGGTGCGCGCAAAATGGGAAACGCTATGGGCGGAACGCCGCGCCTTCATCGAGTCGCTCACGCCCGAGCAACTGTCCCAACCATTCACGCGTACGATTCGTGGACAAACGCAAAGTGTTATTCTGTGGCACGCGCTCGTTCACGTCGCGAATCACGGCACCCAGCATCGCAGTGAAATCGCGTTAATGCTGACCGATACGGGTCATTCGCCGGGCGATTTGGATATGATTTGGCATCTTATGGGACGCTGA
- a CDS encoding carbohydrate ABC transporter permease, with protein MIRNQSTVNSQQSTDVKRHSLFAIRNFDWTKIVSYAILLPITFVVALPFLWLISTAIKAPSELFIYPPRWIPNEFHFENFIVAWSKAPFDKFFLNSVIVTTSIVVIQVTTSCLAAYAFARLNFPGKNLLFLLYLSIMMVPSQVTLIPNFVTLRQLNLLDTYGALILPFLASGFGTFLIRQQFLTIPTDLGDAARIDGAGHLLTLWHVYVPLARPAIASFGLLSAMWHWNDFFWPLITTTKVELRTMPLGLAVFAQTEQGVEWHLLMAAALFVAAPIIALFLVAQKQFVEGIASVGVKG; from the coding sequence ATGATTAGAAATCAGTCAACAGTCAATAGTCAACAGTCAACAGACGTCAAACGCCATTCGCTATTCGCCATTCGCAATTTCGACTGGACAAAAATAGTATCGTATGCAATCCTGCTTCCGATTACGTTCGTTGTCGCGTTGCCGTTCCTGTGGCTTATCAGCACGGCGATCAAAGCGCCGAGCGAATTGTTCATCTATCCGCCGCGTTGGATTCCGAATGAATTCCATTTCGAAAATTTCATCGTCGCGTGGAGCAAAGCGCCCTTCGACAAATTCTTTTTGAACAGCGTCATCGTGACCACGTCCATCGTCGTGATTCAAGTGACGACAAGTTGTCTCGCCGCGTACGCGTTCGCGCGTTTGAATTTTCCCGGCAAGAATCTCTTGTTCTTGCTCTACCTTTCGATTATGATGGTCCCGTCCCAGGTCACGCTCATCCCGAATTTTGTGACATTGCGCCAACTCAATTTGCTCGACACGTACGGCGCGTTGATTCTGCCGTTTCTCGCCAGCGGTTTCGGTACATTTCTGATTCGTCAACAATTCCTCACCATTCCTACCGACCTCGGTGATGCGGCGCGCATTGATGGCGCGGGACATTTGTTGACGTTGTGGCACGTCTACGTTCCGCTCGCGCGTCCGGCGATTGCGAGTTTCGGTTTGCTCTCGGCGATGTGGCACTGGAATGATTTTTTCTGGCCCCTCATCACGACGACCAAGGTCGAACTGCGAACGATGCCGTTGGGTCTCGCCGTGTTCGCGCAAACGGAACAAGGCGTCGAGTGGCATTTATTGATGGCGGCAGCGTTGTTCGTCGCCGCGCCGATCATCGCGCTGTTCCTCGTCGCGCAAAAGCAATTCGTCGAAGGCATCGCGAGCGTCGGCGTCAAAGGTTAA
- a CDS encoding sugar ABC transporter permease encodes MTIRWNHVREAFTAYAFLLPSFLGLAVFTLYPLVYSGYLSLTRWDLLSPEKRFVWFRNYQRLIDDSDLWKIMSNTTVYTISVVGITLVLALALAILLNQKLRLRAVFRTTFFLPVVTSLTALSALWLWIYDPEFGLANWFLSLFGAPPSRWLNSPSTALAAIIIMMIWQTLGYDIIIFLAGLQNIRRDLYEAASLDGAGRWASFRFVTLPLLSPTMVFLLITSMIQAFRVFDPVYVMTAGLGGPANSTATLVFYLYRQAFYNLEAGYASTIALLVVGIAMAFTGLQLYFSRRWVTYD; translated from the coding sequence ATGACCATTCGTTGGAATCACGTTCGCGAAGCGTTCACGGCATACGCGTTTCTGCTGCCTTCGTTTCTTGGGCTTGCCGTGTTCACGCTCTATCCGCTCGTCTATTCGGGTTATTTGTCGTTGACGCGTTGGGATCTGCTCAGTCCCGAAAAACGTTTCGTCTGGTTTCGCAATTATCAACGTTTGATTGACGACAGTGATCTGTGGAAGATCATGTCGAACACCACCGTCTATACGATTTCGGTCGTCGGCATCACGCTCGTCCTCGCACTCGCACTCGCGATTTTGCTCAATCAAAAATTGCGTTTGCGCGCGGTCTTTCGCACGACGTTCTTTTTGCCGGTCGTGACCTCGCTCACCGCGCTCTCCGCGTTGTGGTTGTGGATTTACGATCCCGAGTTCGGTTTGGCGAATTGGTTCCTGAGTCTCTTCGGCGCGCCGCCGAGCCGCTGGCTCAATTCGCCGAGCACCGCGCTCGCCGCGATCATCATCATGATGATTTGGCAGACGCTTGGGTACGACATCATCATTTTTCTCGCCGGTCTGCAAAACATTCGCCGCGATTTGTACGAAGCCGCGTCGCTCGACGGCGCGGGACGCTGGGCGTCATTTCGCTTTGTGACGCTCCCCTTGCTGTCGCCGACGATGGTGTTTCTGCTCATCACTTCGATGATTCAAGCATTCCGCGTGTTCGACCCCGTGTACGTGATGACCGCCGGGCTGGGTGGTCCGGCGAACAGCACGGCAACGCTCGTGTTTTATTTGTACCGCCAGGCATTCTATAATCTCGAAGCCGGTTACGCCTCGACGATTGCGTTGTTGGTCGTCGGCATCGCGATGGCGTTCACGGGTCTGCAACTCTATTTCTCACGGCGATGGGTGACGTATGATTAG
- a CDS encoding extracellular solute-binding protein, producing the protein MRIFKLFVVLLIALGVIVACAPAPTPVPTPAPPTAAPKPTDAPKPTAVPATAAPQPTTAPQPTAAPKPTEAPKPAATVNITVWYPLPTAGTLKEAMDALVAKFNAANQGVKVELVLTGNYGQNFEKILASASANTLPDAAMVELLQIPQLASANQLLALDDLSKDADFKFDDLAPALLGNSYWNNKLYAIPWQRSTTMMFINRDAFKAAGLDPDKPPLTWDDARKMSQTLLAKNANAYPMTGAIASDWAFEGQLLSFGGSLLSKDGKTATYNSPEALTAVNVWRDMSQKDKTLSIRGFNDFGAVVTDFIAGKNVMLMHSIFSRAQIERDAKFDWDVAAIPGGPAGPVLNAGGGNFVIFGKTTPEKQKAAWTFLKWMTAPENTAEYSIKSGYLPVRTSALKVQAMVDYGKQSPKTLKAIELAFKYGKSRAVSAVFEKAINQYMNPALQDILLGTAEPKAALDAAAKKSNDALQ; encoded by the coding sequence GTGCGTATTTTCAAACTGTTCGTCGTTCTACTGATTGCCCTGGGTGTCATCGTTGCGTGCGCGCCGGCGCCGACGCCCGTGCCCACACCTGCGCCGCCCACTGCCGCGCCGAAACCGACTGACGCGCCCAAGCCAACGGCAGTCCCGGCAACCGCCGCACCGCAACCGACCACGGCGCCACAACCGACCGCCGCGCCGAAACCAACCGAAGCGCCCAAGCCGGCGGCGACAGTCAATATTACCGTGTGGTATCCGCTGCCGACTGCGGGCACGTTGAAGGAAGCAATGGACGCGCTCGTCGCAAAATTCAACGCGGCGAATCAAGGCGTCAAGGTCGAACTCGTCTTGACCGGCAACTATGGTCAGAACTTTGAAAAGATCCTCGCGTCCGCGAGCGCGAACACGTTGCCCGATGCCGCGATGGTCGAACTGTTGCAAATCCCGCAACTCGCCAGCGCGAATCAATTGCTCGCGCTCGACGATCTCTCCAAGGACGCCGATTTCAAATTCGACGATCTCGCGCCCGCGCTCCTGGGCAACTCGTACTGGAACAATAAACTGTACGCGATTCCCTGGCAACGCTCGACGACGATGATGTTCATCAATCGCGATGCGTTCAAAGCCGCGGGACTCGATCCGGACAAACCGCCGCTGACCTGGGACGATGCGCGCAAGATGTCGCAGACCTTGTTAGCCAAGAACGCGAACGCGTACCCGATGACCGGCGCGATCGCCAGCGACTGGGCATTCGAAGGTCAGTTGCTGTCGTTCGGCGGCTCGCTCCTCTCCAAGGATGGCAAGACCGCGACATACAATTCGCCCGAGGCGCTCACCGCCGTCAACGTCTGGCGCGACATGTCGCAAAAAGACAAGACGCTTTCGATTCGCGGATTCAACGATTTCGGCGCGGTCGTCACCGATTTCATCGCCGGCAAAAACGTGATGTTGATGCACTCGATCTTTTCGCGCGCGCAAATCGAACGAGACGCCAAGTTCGATTGGGATGTCGCCGCGATTCCGGGTGGTCCCGCGGGTCCCGTCCTCAACGCGGGTGGCGGCAACTTTGTGATCTTTGGCAAGACGACGCCGGAAAAACAAAAAGCCGCGTGGACGTTCCTCAAGTGGATGACTGCGCCGGAAAATACCGCCGAGTATTCGATCAAGAGCGGATACTTGCCGGTGCGCACGAGCGCGCTCAAAGTGCAAGCGATGGTGGATTACGGCAAGCAATCGCCCAAGACGCTAAAGGCAATCGAGCTGGCATTCAAGTACGGCAAATCACGCGCGGTCAGCGCGGTGTTTGAAAAAGCGATCAACCAGTACATGAACCCAGCATTGCAAGACATCTTGCTGGGTACCGCCGAACCCAAAGCGGCGCTCGATGCCGCCGCAAAGAAATCGAACGACGCACTGCAGTAA
- a CDS encoding methylmalonyl-CoA mutase family protein, translated as MFDAKKLEDIQHAKERWEETTLQQTLARAPERREKFITTSSEDIDRLYTPLDLAAMDYERDLGMPGEFPYTRGVHGTMHRGRFWTMRMFAGFGTAEATNARFKYLLEHGETGLSTAFDMPTLYGYDTDAPQALGEFGKCGVAISSLADMELLFDGIPVDQVTTSMTINSPAAIIWAMYIAAAEKRGVPRAKLGGTIQNDILKEYIAQKEFIFPPHPSMRLVVDTMEFGTREMPLWNTISISGYHIREAGSTAAQELAFTLADGMEYVRWGIQRGMNIDEFAPRLSFFFNAHNDFFEEIAKYRAARRIWARWMRDTMGAQNPRAWLMRFHTQTAGVSLTAQQPMNNVARVALQALAAVLGGTQSLHTNSLDEAWALPSENAATIALRTQQIIAHESGVANTADPLGGSYFVEAFTNRMEQEANAYFARIEKHGGVLPSIEKGFFQREIAESAARYQTEIEKKDRVIVGVNDFVVKEDLRVPLLRVDEASARHHLARLERVRRERDGARVQAALDAIRDAAKRENANLMPRLIDAVNAYATLGEMMDVLRKTWGEYKEPVIV; from the coding sequence ATGTTCGACGCAAAGAAGCTCGAAGACATCCAACACGCGAAGGAGCGCTGGGAAGAGACGACCTTGCAACAAACCCTCGCGCGCGCGCCGGAGCGACGCGAAAAATTTATCACGACCTCCTCCGAAGACATTGACCGCCTCTACACTCCGCTCGATCTCGCCGCGATGGATTACGAACGCGACCTGGGAATGCCGGGCGAGTTTCCGTACACACGCGGCGTCCACGGGACGATGCATCGCGGACGATTCTGGACGATGCGCATGTTCGCCGGCTTTGGCACCGCCGAAGCGACGAACGCGCGCTTCAAGTACTTGCTCGAACACGGCGAGACCGGGCTTTCGACTGCGTTCGACATGCCGACGCTGTACGGATACGACACCGATGCACCGCAAGCACTTGGCGAGTTCGGCAAGTGCGGCGTCGCGATTTCGTCGCTCGCGGATATGGAACTCCTCTTCGACGGAATCCCGGTGGATCAGGTCACGACCTCGATGACGATCAACTCGCCCGCCGCGATCATCTGGGCGATGTACATCGCGGCGGCGGAAAAGCGCGGCGTCCCGCGCGCGAAACTCGGCGGCACGATTCAGAACGACATCCTCAAAGAGTACATCGCGCAAAAAGAATTCATCTTCCCGCCGCATCCTTCGATGCGCCTCGTCGTGGACACGATGGAATTCGGCACGCGCGAAATGCCGCTGTGGAACACGATCTCGATTTCCGGTTATCACATCCGCGAAGCCGGTTCAACCGCCGCCCAAGAACTCGCGTTCACGCTGGCGGACGGCATGGAGTACGTGCGCTGGGGCATCCAACGCGGAATGAACATTGACGAATTCGCGCCGCGCCTCTCGTTCTTCTTCAACGCGCACAATGATTTCTTTGAAGAGATCGCCAAGTATCGCGCGGCGCGACGCATCTGGGCGCGCTGGATGCGCGACACGATGGGCGCGCAGAATCCGCGCGCGTGGTTGATGCGATTCCACACGCAGACCGCCGGCGTTTCGCTCACCGCGCAACAACCGATGAACAACGTCGCGCGCGTCGCGCTGCAGGCGCTCGCCGCGGTGCTCGGCGGCACGCAATCGCTCCACACAAATTCGCTCGACGAGGCGTGGGCGTTGCCCAGCGAGAACGCGGCGACGATCGCGCTTCGCACGCAACAAATCATCGCGCACGAATCGGGTGTGGCGAACACCGCCGATCCGCTCGGCGGTTCGTATTTTGTCGAAGCGTTCACGAATCGAATGGAGCAAGAAGCCAACGCGTACTTTGCTCGCATCGAAAAACACGGCGGCGTGCTGCCTTCCATCGAAAAAGGTTTTTTCCAACGCGAGATTGCGGAGAGCGCGGCGCGCTATCAAACCGAAATCGAGAAAAAGGATCGCGTCATCGTCGGCGTAAACGATTTCGTCGTCAAGGAAGATTTGCGCGTGCCGCTCTTGCGCGTGGACGAAGCGAGCGCGCGCCATCACCTCGCGCGATTAGAGCGCGTGCGGCGCGAACGCGATGGCGCGCGCGTACAAGCGGCGCTCGACGCGATTCGCGACGCGGCGAAACGCGAGAATGCAAACTTGATGCCGCGTTTGATTGATGCGGTCAACGCGTACGCCACGCTCGGCGAAATGATGGATGTCTTGAGAAAAACCTGGGGCGAATACAAAGAACCCGTGATTGTGTAG
- the mce gene encoding methylmalonyl-CoA epimerase: MITRIDHIGIAVQNISAALGFFESALGIKLDRMELEEGGRTQVAFMPVGGTEVELVEPQDTDSGLAKFLAKRGEGVHHICFEVDDIEGALTQLKAAGAQLINETPQLTGQGHRYAFVHPKSAHGVLIELYQK, from the coding sequence ATGATTACTCGCATTGACCACATCGGAATTGCAGTTCAAAACATTAGCGCCGCACTGGGATTTTTTGAAAGCGCACTCGGCATCAAACTAGACCGCATGGAACTAGAAGAAGGCGGACGCACCCAGGTCGCGTTCATGCCAGTCGGCGGCACCGAGGTCGAACTTGTTGAACCGCAAGACACCGACAGCGGTCTCGCCAAGTTCCTTGCCAAGCGCGGCGAAGGTGTGCACCACATCTGTTTCGAAGTGGATGACATCGAGGGCGCGCTCACGCAACTCAAAGCGGCGGGTGCGCAACTCATCAACGAGACGCCGCAGTTGACCGGGCAGGGACATCGCTACGCGTTCGTCCATCCCAAGAGCGCGCATGGTGTGCTAATCGAGTTGTATCAAAAGTGA
- a CDS encoding GxxExxY protein: MANAPHKDLTSKIIEAAIEVHRVLGPGFLEAIYEEALAHEFDLRGIPYERQKPIPISYKDIVAGHHRLDLMVDGKVIVELKAVQDFENIHYATILSYLRGTRTNVGLLINFNKPRLIEGVKRFQL; encoded by the coding sequence ATGGCAAACGCCCCCCATAAAGATTTGACATCGAAAATCATCGAGGCGGCGATTGAGGTGCATCGCGTTCTCGGTCCTGGTTTTTTAGAGGCAATTTACGAAGAGGCACTCGCGCATGAATTCGATTTGCGCGGAATTCCGTACGAGCGACAAAAACCGATTCCAATTTCATACAAAGACATCGTTGCCGGTCACCATCGGTTAGACTTGATGGTGGATGGCAAAGTCATAGTCGAACTGAAAGCGGTCCAGGATTTCGAAAATATCCATTACGCGACGATACTTTCGTATTTACGTGGAACGCGTACCAATGTCGGACTTTTGATTAATTTCAACAAACCACGTTTGATTGAGGGCGTCAAACGATTCCAACTGTGA
- a CDS encoding DUF362 domain-containing protein gives MKFGPPLSLTCRYSNVKSRRCSNNIIFPSGSFLVPTKSKVAVLRTQPETVLDDYQRLFEIAGGAKSLDPSTTTILKDNISWHFPMPAANTTPWQLEGTILALRNAGFNDVTCVQNQTVVTNAFKGEDLNRYVPIFRHYNIPVLYNFRTQDMTWVPYKPKAKMLALDHIYPEGIHIPDYLIGKNIVHLPTVKTHMYTTTTGAMKNAFGGLLSKYRHYTHTWIHETLVDLLAIQKEIHPGIFAVMDGTTAGNGPGPRLMEPVVKNVILASADQVAIDAVAAKLMGFDPLAIKYIRLAHDHGLGVGDPREIELVGDDVSNENWNFKVGYSTHTFLAWLAWYGPTSVFQKLVLRTPLVVVPTFIGEVEQDYMYWPLKFKSVYEYWRTHTTWGKLFQQYQQESVLATRSDRAVTHT, from the coding sequence ATGAAGTTTGGTCCACCGTTGAGTTTGACTTGCCGGTACTCAAACGTCAAGTCGAGGCGATGCTCAAATAACATAATTTTTCCTTCAGGGAGTTTTCTAGTGCCAACCAAATCTAAAGTCGCCGTTCTACGCACACAACCCGAAACCGTTTTGGATGACTATCAGCGTTTGTTTGAAATCGCCGGCGGAGCGAAATCGCTCGATCCAAGCACGACCACAATTCTCAAAGACAACATCTCGTGGCACTTTCCAATGCCCGCTGCGAACACAACGCCCTGGCAACTCGAAGGCACAATCCTCGCGTTGCGAAATGCGGGATTCAACGACGTGACGTGCGTGCAAAATCAAACCGTCGTCACGAACGCGTTCAAAGGCGAAGACCTCAATCGCTACGTGCCGATCTTTCGGCATTACAACATCCCGGTGCTGTACAATTTCCGCACGCAGGATATGACCTGGGTTCCGTACAAGCCGAAAGCCAAGATGCTCGCGCTCGATCACATCTACCCCGAAGGCATCCACATTCCCGATTATCTCATCGGCAAAAACATTGTGCATCTGCCGACGGTCAAGACGCACATGTACACGACGACGACTGGCGCGATGAAGAACGCGTTCGGCGGGCTACTCAGCAAATATCGGCATTACACGCACACGTGGATTCACGAGACACTCGTGGATTTGCTCGCAATTCAAAAAGAAATCCATCCTGGGATTTTCGCAGTGATGGATGGCACGACTGCTGGCAATGGTCCTGGTCCGCGCTTGATGGAGCCAGTCGTCAAGAACGTGATCCTCGCCTCCGCCGACCAGGTTGCGATTGACGCGGTGGCAGCCAAGTTGATGGGGTTCGACCCGCTCGCCATCAAGTACATTCGCCTCGCGCACGACCACGGTCTCGGCGTCGGCGATCCACGCGAGATCGAATTGGTCGGCGATGATGTGTCGAACGAGAATTGGAATTTCAAGGTCGGTTACAGCACGCATACGTTTCTCGCGTGGTTGGCGTGGTATGGTCCAACGAGTGTGTTTCAGAAATTGGTTTTGCGAACGCCACTCGTCGTCGTTCCTACATTCATTGGCGAAGTCGAGCAGGATTACATGTACTGGCCCCTCAAATTCAAAAGCGTGTACGAGTACTGGCGCACGCACACAACCTGGGGGAAACTTTTCCAGCAGTATCAACAGGAAAGTGTGCTGGCGACTCGATCAGATCGCGCAGTGACTCACACATAA
- a CDS encoding DUF86 domain-containing protein, which translates to MRDDRERLEDILEAIAHVEKYAAQGRQAFEQDELIQTWIVHHLQIIGEAASRVSDEAQSRHPEISWANIVAMRNIIVHEYFGIDHDEVWSTVEFDLPVLKRQVEAMLK; encoded by the coding sequence ATGAGAGACGACCGCGAACGACTCGAAGATATTTTGGAAGCGATTGCCCACGTCGAAAAATATGCCGCACAAGGTCGCCAAGCATTTGAACAAGACGAGTTGATTCAAACGTGGATTGTCCATCATCTTCAAATCATTGGTGAAGCGGCAAGCAGAGTTTCAGACGAGGCACAATCGCGACACCCTGAAATCTCGTGGGCGAACATCGTTGCGATGCGCAACATTATCGTCCACGAATATTTTGGCATTGACCACGATGAAGTTTGGTCCACCGTTGAGTTTGACTTGCCGGTACTCAAACGTCAAGTCGAGGCGATGCTCAAATAA
- a CDS encoding nucleotidyltransferase family protein, whose product MSVYDLLKTNREEILRITKQYGASNVRVFGSVARGQADEKSDIDLLVDFELGKGLLNHAALSLALQQLVGMQVDVVSSRGLKQRMRERVLREAVPL is encoded by the coding sequence ATGTCAGTCTATGATCTCTTGAAAACCAACCGCGAAGAAATTCTTCGAATCACAAAACAATACGGCGCATCCAACGTCCGTGTGTTTGGTTCAGTGGCGCGCGGTCAAGCGGATGAGAAAAGCGACATTGACCTTCTCGTAGATTTTGAACTAGGAAAAGGTTTGCTCAACCACGCGGCGTTGTCGCTCGCTTTGCAACAATTGGTCGGAATGCAAGTGGATGTTGTATCATCGCGTGGATTGAAACAGCGTATGCGTGAACGTGTTTTGCGTGAGGCAGTGCCGCTATGA